In Oryza sativa Japonica Group chromosome 2, ASM3414082v1, the following are encoded in one genomic region:
- the LOC4330220 gene encoding peroxisome biogenesis protein 19-1 has translation MASSNPGAGDELLDELLDSALDDFTSLDLSAAPKSGGEASAASSSSSGSGDAKPVKGLGLGLGLPDPRAPRRRAAKQPTAAPPPLPPRGAYASEALEKLTRETREAVRGLETATGAIAGLDDDAMMEEFVKQFEEFAGAQDMDSIVETMMQQLLSKEILHEPMKDIVEKYPKWLEENKSKISKEEYERYNNQLELMMKLNEVYEKEPENMAKIFEIMQNMQECGQPPSDLVQDIAPDLDLSKLGQLSPEMLESAPNCCVM, from the exons ATGGCCTCCTCCaaccccggcgccggcgacgagctcctcgACGAGCTCCTCGACAGCGCCCTCGACGACTTCACCagcctcgacctctccgccgccccCAAAAg CGGCGGGGAGGcctcggcggcgtcgtcgtcgtcatcggggTCGGGGGACGCGAAGCCGGTGAAGGGGCTGGGGCTGGGGCTGGGGCTGCCGGACCCCAGGgcgccgaggcggcgggcggcgaagcagcccactgccgcgccgccgccgctgccgccgagggGCGCGTACGCGTCGGAGGCGCTCGAGAAGCTGACGCGCGAGACGCGGGAGGCGGTGCGCGGGCTCGAGACGGCCACCGGGGCCATAGCGGGGCTGGATGACGATGCGATGATGGAGGAGTTCGTTAAGCAGTTCGAGGAGTTCGCCGGCGCGCAG GATATGGACTCCATTGTTGAAACAATGATGCAACAACTTCTATCCAAGGAGATTCTTCATGAGCCGATGAAGGACATTGTGGAAAAATACCCAAAATGGCTCGAGGAAAATAAAAGCAAAATAAGCAAAGAAGAATATGAGCGTTACAACAACCAGCTTGAACTCATGATGAAGCTTAATGAGGTCTACGAAAAGGAGCCGGAAAACATGGCAAAGATTTTTGAGATCATGCAAAACATGCAAGAATGTGGTCAACCCCCCAGTGATCTTGTTCAAGACATTGCTCCAGATCTTGATCTGAGCAAGTTGGGACAACT GTCTCCGGAGATGCTTGAATCAGCACCAAATTGCTGTGTAATGTGA
- the LOC4330221 gene encoding probable trehalose-phosphate phosphatase 1 produces MDLSNSSPVITDPVAISQQLLGGLPSNLMQFSVMPGGYSSSGMNVGVSRLKIEEVLVNGLLDAMKSSSPRRRLNVAFGEDNSSEEEDPAYSAWMAKCPSALASFKQIVASAQGKKIAVFLDYDGTLSPIVDDPDKAVMSPVMRAAVRNVAKYFPTAIVSGRSRNKVFEFVKLKELYYAGSHGMDIMAPSANHEHSAEKSKQANLFQPAHDFLPMIDEVTKSLLQVVSGIEGATVENNKFCVSVHYRNVAEKDWKLVARLVNEVLEAFPRLKVTNGRMVLEVRPVIDWDKGKAVEFLLQSLGLNDSENVIPIYIGDDRTDEDAFKVLRQRNCGYGILVSQVPKETEAFYSLRDPSEVMEFLNFLVRWKKHSV; encoded by the exons ATGGATTTGAGCAATAGCTCACCTGTCATCACCGATCCGGTGGCGATCAGCCAGCAGTTGTTGGGCGGCCTGCCTTCAAATCTGATGCAGTTTTCAGTCATGCCCGGTGGCTACTCCAGCTCTGGCATGAACGTTGGTGTCAGTAGGCTCAAAATCGAGGAAGTCCTTGTCAATGGACTGCTTGATGCCATGAAATCCTCGTCACCTCGCAGGAGGCTGAATGTAGCATTTGGCGAGGACAATTCATCTGAAGAAGAAGACCCTGCTTACAGCGCTTGGATG GCAAAATGTCCTTCTGCTTTGGCTTCCTTCAAGCAAATTGTAGCCAGTGCACAAGGGAAGAAGATTGCTGTGTTTCTAGACTATGACGGCACACTGTCGCCTATTGTGGATGATCCTGACAAAGCAGTGATGTCTCCCGTG ATGAGAGCTGCTGTGAGAAATGTTGCGAAGTACTTCCCCACTGCAATTGTCAGCGGAAGGTCCCGCAATAAG GTGTTTGAATTTGTAAAACTGAAGGAGCTTTATTATGCTGGAAGCCATGGTATGGACATAATGGCACCTTCAGCAAATCATGAGCACAGTGCTGAAAAG AGCAAACAGGCCAATCTCTTCCAACCTGCACACGACTTTCTGCCAATGATCGATGAG GTTACCAAGTCCCTCTTGCAAGTTGTCAGTGGAATTGAAGGTGCAACTGTTGAGAACAACAAATTCTGCGTTTCTGTACATTATCGCAACGTTGCAGAGAAG GATTGGAAACTGGTCGCACGGCTCGTAAACGAAGTGCTGGAGGCTTTTCCTCGTCTCAAAGTAACCAATGGACGAATG GTTTTAGAGGTTCGTCCGGTGATCGACTGGGACAAGGGAAAGGCTGTGGAGTTTCTGCTCCAGTCACTCGGGCTAAATGACTCTGAAAATGTGATCCCCATCTACATTGGAGACGACAGAACTGACGAAGACGCTTTCAAG GTACTTCGACAGCGAAATTGCGGTTATGGAATACTAGTTTCACAGGTTCCCAAGGAAACTGAAGCCTTCTACTCGCTGAGAGATCCATCTGAA GTGATGGAGTTCCTCAATTTCTTGGTGAGATGGAAGAAGCACTCAGtgtga
- the LOC107276276 gene encoding acyl-acyl carrier protein thioesterase ATL4, chloroplastic → MQQPSVSLAPNTSCHPQHAGSAAGSSRRSHGHLGVLLHVDHSDGRRAGALYAATNLRSLEAIPATGPTLRSLEEAIAAPNLLSHEAVISANNTYQDAKPRARKFFELEMTVQDCDLDQYGVVNNTVYPSYIERAREELISGLGMSRTSIACTGNAMALTELNIKYFTPLKRGEKFVVRLSLGRIKGARIYAEQYIERLPDRKLVVESTATIICLNRKHRPTRVWPELSSKLLDYFSSQED, encoded by the exons ATGCAGCAGCCAAGCGTTAGCCTCGCCCCAAACACCAGCTGCCACCCGCAGCACGCCGGATCAGCAGCTGGGTCGTCACGCCGTAGCCATGGCCACCTCGGCGTGCTGCTGCACGTCGACCACTCGGATGGCCGCCGTGCAGGGGCTCTCTACGCCGCCACGAACCTCCGTTCCCTTGAAGCTATACCTGCCACCGGCCCGACCCTCCGTTCCCTTGAAGAAGCTATAGCCGCCCCGAACCTCCTTTCCCATGAAGCTGTTATCTCCGCCAACAACACCTACCAGGACGCCAAACCAAG GGCGCGAAAGTTCTTCGAGTTGGAGATGACCGTCCAGGACTGCGATCTGGACCAGTACGGCGTTGTCAACAACACCGTCTATCCTTCTTACATCGAACGAG CACGAGAGGAGTTGATATCAGGCCTTGGAATGAGCAGAACCTCGATAGCGTGCACAGGCAACGCGATGGCACTCACCGAGCTCAACATTAAGTACTTCACCCCTCTAAAG CGAGGCGAGAAGTTTGTTGTTAGGTTGTCACTTGGACGGATCAAGGGAGCACGGATTTATGCCGAACAATACATCGAGAGGCTGCCGGATCGCAAG CTCGTTGTGGAATCGACGGCCACCATCATCTGCCTCAACAGAAAGCACCGTCCGACTCGCGTGTGGCCGGAGCTGTCCTCCAAGCTGCTGGACTACTTCTCGTCCCAGGAAGACTAG